DNA sequence from the Parachlamydia acanthamoebae genome:
ATGCTTTTTATTGGCAAGAAATTACTTTTGAGCTGAATGGAATATATTCGGACAAATCTTGGACATCTCTCTTTCATAGATATTGTGGTTTGCAAGGCAAATTAAACCAACCTTGATATTTCTATCGATGAAAATAGCTCTGGATCTTCTGAGTCTGTTTTATTTACTTTTTTTGTTGGATACTATATAATTAGTTTTTAATTAACTAAAAAAGTAATCTCCCATGAATGTCAGCAATAAATATTTTGATGTTATTATTAAGAATAATACTTTTTATATAGTCGAACATTCTTCCAAACAGAAAAAGCATCATTCAGCGATATCCACACTGAATAAAATAGAAAAAATCATAAAGAATAATTTAAATTACTCCGACGACCATCAGGATAACTATTCAAGTTTATCTAAAATAAAATTGTGGAAAATCCTTAAAGCGAAATCAACTGAAATTCATCACGGATACACACAAAAACAATCAAAATTAAACTGGTTTGTGAGGAAAATTTTTAGTAGAGGAAAAAAAGTTAACGCAATTCATGAAAGAATTAAAAATTTTATCCCTCCGCCTCCAGTTTTCCCCCTTCCAAATGAATTAATTCAGGGAATAACGGACCATCTAAGTCTTTCTGATCTATCAGCTTTTGCAAGATTAAATCACAACGGAAATGAACATGCGACAGCTTCAATGGATAGGCTTGCTCGAAAATTTGGATATGAAGGACCCTATTCCGAAGGATCCAAATATTTAAAAGATCTATTCAAAGAAATTAACCAAGTCTGGAGGATCAAGAAATTGTTACCCCCAGAATGTATTGTTTATAAAAAAGCTAAGAATGGCGGTGATTCCATAGATCCAATCAAAACTTTGCAAAATCTTAAAACACTACAATCCAAATATATTCTTCCAATTCTTGCAAATAAGTTTTTTTATACATCAGCTTTTCAAAAATTCCGAAAAATTTTTAATGTTAATGGCAATTGGCCATTATCGGAACCTAGTGATAGCCTCAAAAAAATTGGGAATAAAGCGCTCGCATTGGCTGTGAAGCATGGGGAAAAAGAAATCGTTAAACTTCTTCTAAGATATGGAATCGATTTGGCCATTAATGCAACAGACAAATATGGTAATACAGCATTAAGTACTGCAATATTCTTTGATAACAAGCTAGAATTCATCCAATTCTTAATCGATGAAGGAGCTGACGTAAATATAGCAAATGCGGCTGGCATTACACCATTGATCTTGTCAAACTCTTCAGAAATGACTCATTTATTACTCGAAGCTGGGGCAACAGCCACTATTGACAATGAGTCTAAAGAAGGAACTGCTTTACACATAGCTGCGAGTGAAGGATCGCTAGAAATCGTTAAATCTTTAGTGGAACATGGAGCTACAGTTAACGCTAGGCGTCAGGATGGGTGTACGGCACTTTATATAGCTGTAGTTCGAGGACATAAAGAAATAGTTGCGTATCTTATTAGTAAACAAGCAGATGTAAACACAGTCAATATCCGAGGAAATACCCCATTAATACATTCTAAATCACCCGAAATCACTCTTTTGTTACTGGAATCAGGGGCAATAGCAACCATTGATCTGCTTAGCCTTCAACCAGAGGTCGGCAATGCTTTGCATAGAGCAACTCGAGAGGGGGAACTTGAGATAGTTAAGCTCCTCATACAAAGCGGGGCAAATATTAACATAGAGAATCTGCAAGATCTTACAGCTTTAGACTTGGCTGTAATAAATAAAAATACGGAGATTGTTAAATTTCTTATCAGCCAAAATGCTGATGTAAATCGAGT
Encoded proteins:
- a CDS encoding ankyrin repeat domain-containing protein — encoded protein: MLPPECIVYKKAKNGGDSIDPIKTLQNLKTLQSKYILPILANKFFYTSAFQKFRKIFNVNGNWPLSEPSDSLKKIGNKALALAVKHGEKEIVKLLLRYGIDLAINATDKYGNTALSTAIFFDNKLEFIQFLIDEGADVNIANAAGITPLILSNSSEMTHLLLEAGATATIDNESKEGTALHIAASEGSLEIVKSLVEHGATVNARRQDGCTALYIAVVRGHKEIVAYLISKQADVNTVNIRGNTPLIHSKSPEITLLLLESGAIATIDLLSLQPEVGNALHRATREGELEIVKLLIQSGANINIENLQDLTALDLAVINKNTEIVKFLISQNADVNRVNTRGVTPLIYSNSLEITRLLLEAGATATINHVSDRGSALHRAAPMGDLKMIKFLIQHGANIHIESLQGLTALDLAVMYGITNVVKFLIRKNVDVNRVNAQGDTPLTLSFSSEITRLLLKAGASSTINHQSNTGTALHRAVSSSIPKIKIIKLLAKYGADMNAKDSHGNTALDLAKQHNYKKIERLLSSLGATV